CCTCACCGGGTTGAAACTCATTACTTCCCATCCATGCTGGGCCTCTTCTAGGAGCACGTTTGGGTCATGTTCAACTTCGGTGTACTCGTGCATGAGCATTCCGTCCTCCACTAGCGTGTATGCTTCATTGCCGCTACTGCCACCGTAGTTATACACCCTGATCGTCGCAATCCAGGGATCGAGAAGCCCAACCTCCAGCATCCATAAGAATGGCGCACTACCCTCGAACCTGGCAAACCCATTCTGCTCGCGCTGCCTTTGCAGCTCAAGGAGGATCAACCGCTTTTCTTTTTCGGTCATGCTTCGTCACCTCAAAAATCAGTATAGATATATACTGAAAATAAATCAAAAGAGAACAAAAATTATTTTGTCGCCGGCGGTTTGGCTCGTTTGCCAAGTAAATTTAGATCAAGATTTTCAATATCGGATAAAATTTTATTAGCATCGGCCGATATTTTTTGTTGTATATTTTTGTCAGTAATTTTTTGAGAAAAAATGAATTCTATCGTTTTATCAAAATCATTTTTGAATTTAGTGTTAATCTTCTTCCACTCAATATCCCTGAACGCTTCCGCTTCAGTTTCATCATACTTTATCACACTGCTTAGCATTAAAAATGCAATTGAAGGATATCCTAAATAACCCTGCCAATACGATCCATTGTCATTTGACATAATAGAATGTGAATCGGGGTTGTACACAACATCATAGTATTTCAAACCGTCAGATGAATAAACCTTAGCACTATTTCCATTTATATGAACCCTATTGTCAGCAATAGACCCCAAAGCTTCATATATCTTAATCTTTGGTGGCAATTTCCACTTCATTTACTGGTCCATCCTGGAAAAAATTACTGCTAATCCAACAATGATAAGGATGAGGGGCCAAAGTTTGATGATGTGGGCAAAGGAAACAAAATTATTAGTCAAAAAAATTAAGCCGATGAAAATTAGAATGATTGCAAAGATGATTGTACCATCGCGGCGGCCTTTTGTTTTGGCAACATCTTTAACCTCGGATTTAAATTCTCGGGCAGCTCTTTTCATATTTTCTTTTGGGTCCGACTTGCCCCTTTTTGAACCGGCCAGATCTTCAAAATATGATATTTCCCCTTCTTTTGGTACAACAAGCCACATAATTATATAAACTAAAACACCCGACCCACCCAAAAGAGTGAAGGCAACAAAAATAATCCTGACAATGTTTGGGTCAATGTCGAAATATTCTCCTAAACCGCCACAGACTCCGGCAACCATTTTGTCTTTTTTTGAGCGCATTAGATTTTTTGCCATGATGCTCCTATAAAAAATTATGGATAAACCATTGACCTAATTTAATCTATATTCTATACTATTAATACTAAATTAGTAACCTTTTGAAAGGCAAATATGACAGATCCAAAAGATGAGGGATGCGGAAACTGCGGCGGATGCTGCGGTTGCTAAAAAATGCCCCCTAGGGGGCATTTTTTTATCCGCGCTCTTTTTTGTCATCGATTATCGTGAGAACTAGGAGAACAATCCCCAAAAGTGCAATTATTATTGATGCGATTAAGAAAATTCCGTAGTTGCTTTCATTGCCAGGCGATACTGAATCGGCACTGATATTAAAATAACGGCTGGAAAACAAAATCACTAGCCCGCCGCCAATACAGGTAGAAATTACTCCCAGAAAAGATTTTGTTCTTGCTTTCATAACTATAATTATTTCATAAACTCAATTGACTATATCAACTTTGTGGGCCAAGCAACTTATTTATTCATAGCGTAACACATCAAGCGGCTTCACGCGAACTGCCCTCCTGGCAGGATAAATTCCCGTGATGATACCAACCAAGAGAGAAAAACCACCCATTACAAGCGCAAACAATAACGGCGTGTAAAACACGGTGATTGGAAACGCACCGGACCGGACAGCCATAGTCGAGATGCCGATATTAACCAACCACTCAAACACCAAGCCGATAATCACGCCCGAAACACCGCCAACGAATGCGATTAAGACAGATTCTGTCGTGAAAAGAAGAAAAATGTCACGGTTGCGCGCACCAATCACTTTAAGATATCCAACCTCTCTGGTTCTTTCCATCAAGGAAATCGTCAAAGTATTAAACATGCCAAGCAAGGCAACGATCATGGCTATAAAGCCCAGAATACCCAGGGCAACTTTTAAAATCGAGAAAATCTGATTGATCTGGGCTAACGTATCTGACACATTATCAGTTTTGTATCCCATATTTTCAATAGTTTTTCTGATCGTGGCAACCTCGGTTTGATCTGTGGCTTTCACTTTTATCATCGAAAAATTAACAGCACCGGCATTTTTGGCGGATTGTAAGGGGATATAAGCAAATGGAACCGACTCATCATCAATGATTCCAACCAGTTTAAATTCCTGATTTGCAGAAGTTTTCGTCTCTCCGTTCTCGGTCAAATCCCTTGTTACTATTAGGTCAGCCGCAATATCTTTATCCAAAATTGTCGCCGCATCCTTTACCCCCAGAAGATTTAAAACGGCTTTGGATACAATTATATCTTTACTGCTCGCATCTGTACTTATAAATTTGCCTTGATCGGCTTTGATTTGATCATATTCGGCAAAATTATTATCAATTGCATAAAAAACCGTGTCTGTCGCTGATTCACCAATTTTTAGTTTTCCTGCCAAATTAATGCTTTCACCTATTGAATCAACCTGGGTAATCTCAGAAATTTTGTTGTTTGTATCATCGGTAAGTTTTACCACATTCGAATCTCCGGATGTAACATCAATAATTGAAAACGCGTCAAACTTAACCACCTGATCTGTAACAAGCCTCTGGAGGCCATAACCCAAGGAGACGAGAAACATAATCGCGCCAATACCAATGATCACACCAATTAACGTAAGTATTGTTCTCGAACGATGTACTGATAGATTTCGATAAGATAGATATAAAATTTGGATTAATTTCATTTACTCTCCTTCAGCGTGGCTACTTCTTGCTCAAGCTGTTTTGCTATATCGGCAACCGACTGAGACGCTACCACTCCATCACGCATGGCAATTTTGACCGTAGCATACGGCAAATAAACCAAATTGTGAGTAACCATAATTATTGTTCTTTTTGATTCCAGGTTCAGCCGTTGAAATATCGCCATTGTTGCATCGGAATTATGCGTATCAAGATTGCCAGTGGGCTCATCAGCTATGATAATCCAGGGATTACGGATAAGCGCCCTTGCGATTGAAACTCTTTGTTGCTGACCACCGGAAAGTTTATTCGGTGGGTTGTCGGCAAATTCCTCCATTCCGATCTCTGAGAGAACATCAAGAGCTCTTTTTTTTGAACCAGAAAAAGAATTGCCCTTAAGCACAAGCGGAATCGCAACATTTTGCCAAACATTCAGGGAATTCACCCAGTGTGACGATTGTGAAATTATTCCAAACTTTTCAGATCTAAATTGCGCCCTCTGATCATCCGATAATGAATATAGGTCTTCTTCTCTCACAACAACTTTGCCTGTGGTCGGTGCCTCAAGGCCTGAAATAACATTCAAAAGAGTTGACTTGCCGCACCCAGAAGGACCATAAATAATTGCAAAATCTTTCGGATGGATTTCAAGATCAACGCCGTTTAGGGCGTGAACTTTATTTATTCCGAGATCAAAAGATTTCGTCACCTTTTCAATTTTGATTATTGATTCCAAGCTCATTACCCCTCACCTAGTCTTTTTTTAAATATACAATATTTATTCCCAACCCGCAATTTTCATTATCTGAAGAATATTTTTACCCGCGAAAACGCCCGCTGAAAAGTGTTCAAGTATGTGATTATTTAAGGCGAATTGCTGGGCCTTTTGGGTGAAAATATTATTGCCTTAACCTAGTCCCGGAAAAGATTAATGGAAATAAAAAAGGCTTTAAAAAACTCTATGTTGGCGGCGTCCTACTCTCCCGGGACCTTTTTTATCCCGCGAAGCTTCAGCGAAGTGGGGCGATCCAAGTACCATCCCCCTTCGCTCTTCGAGCTACGGAGGGACAAGTCGGCGCTGAAAATAAAAAATACTTAGTGTTGGCGGCGTCCTACTCTCCCGGGACCTTTCGATCCAAGTACCATCGGCGCTGAAGTGCTTAACTTCTCTGTTCGGAATGGGAAGAGGTGTACCCACTTCGCCAAAACCACCAACACTAAGTATTCTTTAAATGTGCTTCCTGCCCCGCGTAGCTTTACGCGGAGTGGGGTCTGCTCGGAATGGGAAGAGGTGTACCCACTTCGCCACCCGTCTCGCCTGCGGCGAAGCCGAGGCGGAAAACCACCAACACTAAGTATTCTTTAAAGCCTAATATTTTATGCTTTTAATTTTAAACTCTATTGCCACACAGGACAGGGCAATAAGTAGTGCCATGTCCTTGTACGGTAATACAGATTTGAGCTAGGATCTTACACACAAGAAGAATAAATCATCCTGTGCGAAGTATCATTAACGCTCGAAGTTTTACTGGGAGTTCCAGTAATTGCTAGTCAAACAATAGTATATTTTAATCGATCAATTAGTAC
The window above is part of the Patescibacteria group bacterium genome. Proteins encoded here:
- a CDS encoding PspC domain-containing protein, with the protein product MAKNLMRSKKDKMVAGVCGGLGEYFDIDPNIVRIIFVAFTLLGGSGVLVYIIMWLVVPKEGEISYFEDLAGSKRGKSDPKENMKRAAREFKSEVKDVAKTKGRRDGTIIFAIILIFIGLIFLTNNFVSFAHIIKLWPLILIIVGLAVIFSRMDQ
- a CDS encoding ABC transporter ATP-binding protein, whose translation is MSLESIIKIEKVTKSFDLGINKVHALNGVDLEIHPKDFAIIYGPSGCGKSTLLNVISGLEAPTTGKVVVREEDLYSLSDDQRAQFRSEKFGIISQSSHWVNSLNVWQNVAIPLVLKGNSFSGSKKRALDVLSEIGMEEFADNPPNKLSGGQQQRVSIARALIRNPWIIIADEPTGNLDTHNSDATMAIFQRLNLESKRTIIMVTHNLVYLPYATVKIAMRDGVVASQSVADIAKQLEQEVATLKESK
- a CDS encoding FtsX-like permease family protein; this encodes MKLIQILYLSYRNLSVHRSRTILTLIGVIIGIGAIMFLVSLGYGLQRLVTDQVVKFDAFSIIDVTSGDSNVVKLTDDTNNKISEITQVDSIGESINLAGKLKIGESATDTVFYAIDNNFAEYDQIKADQGKFISTDASSKDIIVSKAVLNLLGVKDAATILDKDIAADLIVTRDLTENGETKTSANQEFKLVGIIDDESVPFAYIPLQSAKNAGAVNFSMIKVKATDQTEVATIRKTIENMGYKTDNVSDTLAQINQIFSILKVALGILGFIAMIVALLGMFNTLTISLMERTREVGYLKVIGARNRDIFLLFTTESVLIAFVGGVSGVIIGLVFEWLVNIGISTMAVRSGAFPITVFYTPLLFALVMGGFSLLVGIITGIYPARRAVRVKPLDVLRYE